The Terriglobales bacterium genome has a segment encoding these proteins:
- the tldD gene encoding metalloprotease TldD, translating into MRVVSEGGASNPQVMTDTQKQSFFQKYGVTERDLEKYLGAALSAGGDFADIYFEYLYSTSISVDESLVKSASQGISAGCGVRVISGERTGYAYTDDLSPEKIVHAARTAALIASGPAKEPVVGFKRAEARNLYPVTPTVDAEMSQKLELVMRADRAAREYDPRIVQVRAGYADEIRHILVCGSDGSFAEDTQPLSRMSVFCIARSDGNSARGTAGGGGRVNFDCFLTEKTPEHFARDAARQAIIQLDARPAPAGEMEVVLGPGWPGILLHEAIGHGLEADFNRKKTSAFAGLVGKRVASPKCTVVDNGTMPSRRGSLNVDDEGMPTQNTVLIERGILKGYMSDKLSARLMGIHDTGNGRRESYEHIPMPRMTNTYMLAGEDDPQDIIRSVRRGVYAVNFGGGQVDITNGKFVFSASEAYMIEDGQITAPLKNATLIGNGPDVLTKVSMVGNDLQLDEGIGTCGKDGQSVPVGVGIPTIKVDRLTVGGTGEE; encoded by the coding sequence GTGCGGGTCGTTTCCGAGGGCGGCGCATCCAATCCGCAGGTCATGACGGACACGCAGAAGCAATCCTTCTTTCAAAAATACGGGGTGACGGAGCGCGACCTGGAGAAATACCTGGGGGCGGCGCTCTCGGCGGGCGGCGATTTCGCCGACATCTACTTCGAATACCTCTACTCGACATCGATCTCGGTCGATGAGTCGCTGGTGAAGTCGGCGAGCCAGGGCATCTCCGCCGGCTGCGGGGTGCGGGTGATCTCCGGCGAGCGCACCGGATACGCCTACACCGACGACTTGTCGCCGGAGAAGATCGTGCACGCAGCTCGCACCGCGGCGCTGATCGCCAGCGGACCGGCGAAGGAGCCGGTGGTCGGCTTCAAGCGCGCGGAGGCGCGGAACCTGTATCCGGTGACGCCCACGGTGGACGCCGAGATGTCGCAGAAGCTCGAGCTGGTGATGCGGGCCGACCGCGCGGCGCGAGAGTACGATCCCCGCATCGTGCAGGTGCGCGCCGGCTACGCCGACGAGATCCGCCACATCCTGGTGTGCGGCTCCGACGGGAGCTTCGCCGAAGACACGCAGCCGCTGTCGCGGATGAGCGTCTTCTGCATCGCCAGGAGCGACGGCAACTCAGCCCGGGGAACGGCGGGCGGCGGCGGGCGCGTCAATTTCGATTGCTTCCTGACGGAGAAGACCCCGGAGCACTTCGCCCGGGACGCGGCGCGGCAGGCCATCATCCAGCTCGACGCGCGGCCAGCGCCGGCGGGTGAGATGGAAGTGGTGCTGGGGCCAGGGTGGCCGGGCATCCTGCTGCACGAGGCCATCGGCCACGGCCTGGAGGCGGACTTCAACCGCAAGAAGACCTCGGCCTTCGCCGGGCTGGTGGGCAAGCGCGTGGCCAGCCCGAAGTGCACGGTGGTGGACAACGGCACCATGCCGTCGCGGCGCGGCTCGCTCAACGTGGACGACGAAGGCATGCCCACGCAGAACACCGTGCTCATCGAGAGGGGGATCCTGAAGGGCTACATGAGCGACAAGCTGTCAGCGCGGCTGATGGGCATCCACGACACCGGCAACGGCCGCCGCGAGAGCTACGAGCACATCCCCATGCCGCGCATGACCAACACCTACATGCTGGCGGGCGAGGACGATCCCCAGGACATCATCCGCTCGGTGAGGCGGGGCGTGTACGCGGTGAACTTCGGAGGCGGGCAGGTGGATATCACCAACGGGAAGTTCGTCTTTTCGGCGAGCGAGGCCTACATGATCGAAGACGGGCAGATCACGGCGCCGCTGAAGAACGCCACCCTGATCGGCAACGGCCCCGACGTGCTGACCAAGGTCTCGATGGTAGGCAACGACCTGCAACTCGATGAGGGCATCGGCACTTGCGGCAAGGACGGGCAG
- a CDS encoding amidase gives MTTRRSFLTHSSLGLFGAALLARAQVQEQKPPEPPPGAPPAWGTAPKVGPEVSPGTFAEAEKLFRVEMSPAERDQEVSNWRSLMATLTEHRVGPRKVAIDAAPYSLWNPVLPGEKAGPELDRFAWSKAEPGPLPSKTEDIAFAPLTKLTRWIERKQLTSERLTQIYLERIKKFDPKLRCVITLTEELALKQAKQADEEIVGGRYRGPLHGIPYGVKDLLDTAGIPTTYGAEPYRNRVPTEDSAVVRRLHSAGAVLLAKLSLGALALNDVWFGGQTMNPWLLEEGSSGSSAGPGAATAAGLVGFSIGSETGGSIVSPSMRCGITGLRPSYGRVPRTGAMTLCWSLDKLGPMTRGVEDTILVLSAIAGGDDGDLNSVPSRKLDYVAKTHVNGLRVGYFPAWMKEAPATDVDRAALETVKQVGMTPVEVSIPDWPYDDMALILFAEAAASFEELTLSHKLDELKMQAPDAWPNIFRQSRFLSAVDFVQSDRLRRKVAAEMARVFSKVDLLLVPSLRDEMLTITNFTGHPSLTLRAGFVQVSEARSDWAPDPAHPLPKFSPPRRVPHGVTLIGRLYEEGTLVRAGVALEKAFGVADQRPPGF, from the coding sequence GTGACCACGCGCAGAAGCTTCCTGACGCACTCATCGCTCGGCTTGTTCGGAGCGGCGCTGTTAGCCCGGGCCCAGGTACAGGAGCAGAAACCACCGGAACCGCCGCCGGGAGCGCCTCCGGCGTGGGGTACGGCCCCGAAGGTCGGGCCGGAAGTGTCGCCGGGGACTTTCGCGGAAGCAGAGAAGCTATTCCGAGTGGAGATGAGTCCGGCGGAACGCGACCAAGAAGTCTCGAACTGGCGAAGCCTGATGGCCACGCTGACCGAGCACCGAGTCGGGCCGCGCAAGGTCGCGATCGACGCCGCTCCGTACTCGCTGTGGAACCCGGTGCTGCCGGGAGAGAAAGCGGGTCCGGAGCTGGACCGGTTCGCCTGGAGCAAGGCGGAGCCCGGTCCGCTGCCGTCGAAGACCGAGGACATCGCCTTCGCCCCGCTGACCAAGCTGACGCGCTGGATCGAGCGGAAGCAACTGACCTCGGAGCGGCTGACCCAGATCTATCTGGAGCGGATCAAGAAGTTCGATCCCAAGCTGCGCTGCGTGATCACGCTGACCGAAGAGCTCGCGCTCAAGCAGGCGAAACAGGCGGACGAGGAGATCGTGGGCGGCCGGTATCGCGGGCCGCTGCACGGCATCCCTTATGGCGTCAAAGACCTGCTGGACACGGCGGGCATCCCGACCACCTACGGCGCCGAACCCTACCGCAACCGCGTGCCGACGGAAGACTCCGCGGTGGTCAGGCGGCTGCATTCCGCGGGCGCAGTGCTGCTGGCGAAATTGAGCCTGGGAGCGCTGGCGCTGAACGACGTCTGGTTCGGCGGGCAGACCATGAACCCCTGGCTGCTGGAAGAAGGGTCGTCGGGCTCGAGCGCCGGGCCGGGCGCGGCGACCGCCGCCGGGCTGGTCGGGTTTTCTATCGGCAGCGAGACCGGCGGCAGCATCGTCAGCCCCAGCATGCGCTGCGGCATCACCGGCCTGCGGCCGAGCTACGGCCGCGTGCCTCGCACCGGGGCGATGACGCTGTGCTGGTCGCTCGACAAGCTGGGCCCTATGACGCGCGGCGTGGAAGACACGATCCTGGTGCTGAGTGCCATCGCCGGCGGGGATGACGGTGACCTGAACAGCGTCCCCAGCAGGAAGCTGGACTACGTCGCCAAGACCCACGTCAATGGCCTCCGGGTGGGCTACTTCCCGGCATGGATGAAGGAGGCGCCGGCGACCGACGTCGATCGCGCCGCACTGGAGACGGTGAAGCAGGTGGGCATGACGCCGGTCGAGGTGTCCATCCCCGATTGGCCGTACGATGACATGGCGCTCATCCTGTTCGCGGAAGCGGCGGCGTCGTTCGAAGAGCTGACACTCAGTCACAAGCTGGACGAGCTCAAGATGCAAGCGCCCGACGCCTGGCCCAATATTTTCCGCCAGTCGCGGTTCCTCTCCGCCGTGGACTTCGTGCAGTCGGACCGGTTGCGGCGGAAGGTGGCGGCGGAGATGGCGCGGGTCTTCTCGAAGGTGGACCTGCTGCTGGTGCCGTCGCTGCGCGATGAGATGCTCACCATCACCAACTTCACCGGGCACCCGTCGCTCACACTGCGGGCGGGGTTTGTGCAGGTGTCGGAGGCGCGCAGCGACTGGGCGCCGGACCCGGCGCATCCTTTGCCCAAGTTTTCGCCCCCGCGGCGCGTGCCGCATGGAGTGACGCTGATCGGGCGGCTGTACGAGGAAGGAACACTGGTGCGCGCGGGTGTGGCGCTGGAGAAGGCGTTCGGCGTGGCGGACCAGCGGCCGCCGGGGTTCTGA